From the Roseateles sp. XES5 genome, one window contains:
- a CDS encoding DUF1214 domain-containing protein: MFRTPLVIATALAVAFGLGILSSVYALRATVGFGAIALGPWTSFPTAQTVDADPYAKAHRARDGRLLLGGAEGLTFTAATDSDNRALVENCRYEITGITPPARLWTLHAADRNGSPLEGARPDLPTGLNAWSVLRGADSAFSIRIASTATPGNWLAVPEGKAPFLLVMTLLDTPTAGSSGVIDLAMPGIKRLDCADA; the protein is encoded by the coding sequence TTGTTCCGAACGCCCCTCGTCATCGCCACAGCGCTCGCCGTCGCCTTCGGCCTCGGCATCCTAAGCTCGGTCTATGCACTGCGGGCGACCGTGGGCTTCGGCGCCATCGCGCTCGGCCCGTGGACGTCCTTCCCCACGGCCCAGACCGTCGACGCCGACCCCTACGCCAAAGCCCATCGCGCGCGCGACGGCCGGCTGCTGCTCGGCGGGGCGGAAGGCCTCACCTTCACCGCCGCCACCGACAGCGACAACCGCGCGCTGGTGGAAAACTGCCGCTACGAGATTACCGGCATCACGCCGCCGGCCCGCCTGTGGACGCTGCATGCGGCCGACCGTAACGGCAGTCCGCTGGAGGGCGCGCGGCCGGACCTGCCGACGGGCCTCAACGCCTGGTCGGTGCTGCGCGGGGCCGACAGCGCCTTCTCCATCCGCATCGCCTCCACCGCCACGCCCGGCAACTGGCTGGCGGTGCCGGAGGGCAAGGCCCCGTTCCTGCTCGTCATGACGCTGCTCGACACGCCCACCGCCGGCAGCTCCGGCGTCATCGACCTTGCCATGCCCGGCATCAAGCGTCTGGACTGCGCCGATGCGTAG
- a CDS encoding ATP-binding protein has translation MENKARRSRSLTFRVLFLASLWAAVALVVIAVVISTLYRQSAERSFRDLLRAQLYNVINTVSAGENTRLAGTPQLGDLRFFQPQSGWYWIVEPIGGALEGEALTSSSLGTGSIPIPDTDSIPFDTRYERFYTTIDSFGNEVEVGETEVVLDDEGRTARFRVVGNRDVLEKDIDDFSGSLYLALAGFGVGSLLLNAAAILIGLRPLDRARKALEKIRAGESEQLDGDFPREILPLASEVNALIDSNRRIVERARMQVGNLAHSLKTPIAVLLNESRLIPVPQGELVKTQAEAMQSQVQSYLNRARIAAQRESVLARTETQPVLERLVRVMRRLNADKQFPLAVDPPGLVLAMEQQDVEETVGNLLENAARYARTAVSINAFAAPAEIRGSDDARKAWIVIEVEDDGPGLEPDQIREAMKRGKRLDESKPGTGLGLSIVSEIASEYQGTFGLSRGPRGGLLARLVLPAVTKDVA, from the coding sequence ATGGAAAATAAGGCCAGGCGCTCCCGCTCGCTCACCTTCCGCGTCCTCTTCCTCGCCTCCCTCTGGGCCGCGGTGGCGCTCGTCGTCATCGCCGTCGTCATTTCCACGCTCTATAGGCAGAGCGCGGAACGGAGTTTCCGCGATCTTCTGCGGGCGCAGCTCTACAACGTCATCAACACCGTTTCGGCGGGCGAGAACACGCGGCTTGCCGGCACGCCGCAGCTCGGCGACCTCCGCTTCTTCCAGCCGCAATCGGGCTGGTACTGGATCGTCGAGCCGATCGGCGGGGCGCTGGAGGGCGAGGCGCTGACCTCCTCTTCGCTCGGCACCGGCAGCATTCCGATCCCCGACACGGACAGTATTCCCTTCGACACGCGCTACGAGCGTTTCTACACGACCATCGATTCCTTCGGCAACGAGGTGGAAGTGGGCGAAACGGAAGTGGTGCTGGACGACGAGGGCCGCACGGCGCGCTTCCGTGTCGTCGGCAACCGCGACGTCCTGGAAAAGGACATCGACGACTTCTCCGGCAGTCTCTATCTCGCGCTTGCCGGCTTCGGTGTCGGCAGCCTGCTGCTCAACGCGGCGGCGATCCTCATCGGCCTTCGCCCGCTCGACCGGGCGCGCAAGGCGCTGGAGAAGATCCGCGCCGGCGAGAGCGAACAGCTCGACGGGGATTTCCCGCGGGAAATCCTGCCTTTGGCGAGCGAAGTCAATGCGTTGATCGACAGCAACCGGCGCATCGTCGAGCGCGCGCGCATGCAGGTCGGCAATCTCGCCCATTCGCTGAAGACGCCGATCGCGGTGCTGCTCAACGAATCGCGCCTCATCCCCGTCCCGCAGGGCGAGCTCGTGAAGACGCAGGCCGAGGCGATGCAGAGCCAGGTGCAGTCCTATCTCAACCGCGCCCGCATCGCCGCCCAGCGCGAATCGGTGCTGGCCCGCACCGAGACCCAGCCCGTGCTGGAGCGGCTGGTGCGCGTGATGCGGCGGCTGAATGCCGACAAGCAGTTTCCGCTCGCGGTCGATCCGCCGGGCCTGGTGCTGGCCATGGAGCAGCAGGACGTCGAGGAGACGGTGGGCAACCTCCTGGAAAACGCGGCGCGCTACGCCCGCACGGCGGTCTCGATCAATGCCTTTGCCGCGCCGGCCGAGATTCGCGGCAGCGACGATGCGCGCAAGGCCTGGATCGTGATCGAGGTGGAGGACGACGGGCCGGGCCTCGAACCCGACCAGATCCGCGAGGCGATGAAGCGCGGCAAGCGGCTCGACGAAAGCAAGCCGGGCACCGGCCTCGGGCTGTCCATCGTCAGCGAGATCGCTTCCGAGTACCAGGGCACCTTCGGGCTGTCGCGCGGACCGCGCGGCGGGCTCCTGGCGCGGCTCGTCCTGCCGGCCGTCACAAAGGATGTTGCCTGA
- a CDS encoding peptidoglycan-binding domain-containing protein — MNAHVRKQPERRPQARKGRSGGRNQPQHRPNVVLTGLAALGGLAARHPSAVGGTCAFLVVFSFVAANALWYQPGGHPAPFLKMRSHDNSLGFTATKPEAHDVTTFLIEREGEEQSLPEVIDVTPGERPFDEVAKVIETRPAQTQAEAEADPIAAAIMQAEADPAVTSAVARPAPSDLVMRIQKGLSNIAYTDIAVDGLIGDKTRTAIRHFEKHYRLPVTGEPNEQVLAKLKDIGAL; from the coding sequence ATGAACGCGCACGTCAGAAAACAGCCTGAGCGGCGCCCGCAGGCCCGCAAGGGTCGTTCGGGCGGGCGCAACCAGCCGCAACACCGGCCGAACGTGGTGCTGACGGGGCTCGCCGCGCTCGGCGGCCTTGCCGCGCGCCATCCGAGCGCCGTCGGCGGCACCTGCGCCTTTCTGGTGGTCTTCTCCTTCGTCGCGGCCAATGCGCTCTGGTACCAGCCGGGCGGTCATCCGGCGCCCTTCCTGAAGATGCGCTCGCACGACAACTCGCTCGGCTTCACCGCCACGAAGCCCGAAGCGCACGACGTGACCACCTTCCTCATCGAGCGCGAGGGGGAGGAGCAGTCCTTGCCCGAGGTCATCGACGTGACGCCCGGCGAACGGCCCTTCGACGAAGTGGCCAAGGTCATCGAGACGCGCCCCGCCCAGACGCAGGCCGAAGCGGAGGCCGATCCGATCGCCGCCGCCATCATGCAGGCGGAAGCGGATCCCGCCGTCACCTCGGCCGTGGCACGGCCCGCGCCGAGCGATCTGGTGATGCGGATCCAGAAGGGCCTCAGCAACATCGCCTATACGGACATCGCCGTGGACGGCCTCATCGGCGACAAGACGCGCACGGCCATCCGTCACTTCGAGAAGCATTACCGCCTGCCGGTGACGGGCGAACCCAACGAGCAGGTGCTCGCCAAGCTGAAGGACATCGGCGCGCTCTGA
- the ccmI gene encoding c-type cytochrome biogenesis protein CcmI produces the protein MLFWILVAILTAAVAAVLLLPLLRRPAAAADDASHDVEVYRDQLEELKRDEATGLIGAHEAELARAEVARRLIAASKAEAKGRASPAERRNRLAQAFVIVVLPAIGLCLYIATGRPDLPAQPLAERLANPGNDISILIARAETHLARNPDDGAGWDLLAPIYYRSGRMEDAANAFAQAIRILGPNTERLDGHAETLIALANGIVTTEARKQLEQSLALKADNARAKFYLALALEQEGKKPEARAAFEALAKEAPAGAPWLPLVNQHIAGLADGAGGETAGQLGNPTAGDVAAAEDLSAGDRQQMIAGMVEGLAAKLEENPDNFEGWMRIIRSYVVLDQRPKAQAALQTALKTFPADSENGKQLLALARDLSISAEGSGQ, from the coding sequence ATGCTTTTCTGGATTCTTGTCGCCATTCTGACGGCAGCCGTCGCCGCCGTCCTGCTTCTTCCCCTGCTGCGGCGCCCTGCGGCGGCCGCGGACGACGCCAGCCATGACGTGGAGGTCTATCGCGACCAGCTCGAGGAGCTGAAGCGCGACGAGGCGACCGGGCTCATCGGCGCCCATGAGGCGGAGCTTGCCCGCGCGGAGGTCGCGCGCCGCCTGATCGCCGCCAGCAAGGCGGAAGCGAAGGGCAGGGCAAGCCCGGCCGAGCGCCGCAACCGGCTGGCGCAGGCCTTCGTCATCGTCGTGCTCCCCGCCATCGGCCTCTGTCTCTACATTGCGACCGGCCGGCCGGATCTTCCGGCCCAGCCGCTCGCCGAGCGCCTCGCCAATCCCGGCAACGACATCAGCATACTGATCGCACGGGCCGAAACGCATCTGGCGCGCAACCCGGACGACGGGGCGGGCTGGGATCTTCTCGCGCCGATCTATTATCGCAGCGGCCGGATGGAGGATGCGGCGAACGCCTTCGCGCAGGCGATCCGCATTCTGGGGCCGAACACCGAACGGCTCGACGGCCATGCGGAAACCCTGATCGCGCTCGCCAACGGCATCGTCACGACGGAGGCGCGCAAGCAGCTGGAACAGTCGCTGGCGCTGAAGGCCGACAATGCGCGCGCCAAGTTCTATCTCGCGCTGGCGCTGGAGCAGGAAGGCAAGAAGCCCGAGGCGCGCGCCGCCTTCGAGGCCTTGGCGAAGGAAGCGCCGGCCGGCGCGCCGTGGCTGCCGCTGGTCAACCAGCACATTGCCGGGCTTGCTGACGGCGCGGGCGGCGAGACGGCGGGTCAGCTCGGCAATCCCACCGCCGGCGACGTCGCGGCGGCGGAAGACCTGTCGGCGGGCGACCGTCAGCAGATGATCGCCGGCATGGTCGAGGGGCTTGCGGCGAAGCTCGAGGAAAATCCCGACAATTTCGAAGGATGGATGCGCATCATCCGTTCCTATGTTGTGCTGGATCAAAGGCCGAAGGCGCAGGCGGCGCTACAGACTGCGCTCAAGACCTTCCCGGCGGACAGCGAGAACGGCAAGCAGCTTCTGGCATTGGCCCGGGACCTATCGATTTCGGCTGAGGGCAGCGGACAATGA
- a CDS encoding response regulator transcription factor, whose protein sequence is MRILVVEDDVNLSRQLSEALKEAGYVVDQAFDGEEGHYLGDTEPYDAIILDIGLPEMDGITVLEKWRADGKAMPVLILTARDRWSDKVAGIDAGADDYVAKPFHVEEVLARIRALIRRAAGHASPDIVCGPVRLDTKGSKATVNGETLKLTSHEYRLLSYLMHHMGEVVSRTELVEHMYDQDFDRDSNTIEVFVGRLRKKIGVDLIETVRGLGYRMQAPANGK, encoded by the coding sequence ATGCGCATCCTGGTGGTCGAGGACGACGTCAACCTGAGCCGGCAACTGAGCGAGGCGCTGAAGGAAGCGGGCTACGTGGTGGACCAGGCCTTCGACGGCGAGGAAGGCCATTATCTCGGCGACACCGAACCCTATGACGCCATCATCCTCGATATCGGCCTGCCGGAGATGGACGGCATCACCGTGCTCGAAAAGTGGCGCGCCGACGGCAAGGCCATGCCCGTGCTCATCCTGACGGCCCGCGACCGCTGGAGCGACAAGGTCGCCGGCATCGACGCCGGTGCCGACGACTATGTGGCAAAGCCCTTCCATGTCGAAGAGGTGCTGGCGCGCATCCGCGCGCTGATCCGCCGCGCGGCCGGCCATGCCAGCCCCGACATCGTCTGCGGGCCGGTGCGGCTCGACACCAAGGGCTCCAAGGCGACCGTCAACGGCGAGACGCTGAAGCTGACCTCGCATGAATACCGGCTCCTGTCCTACCTCATGCACCACATGGGCGAGGTGGTCTCGCGCACCGAGCTGGTCGAGCACATGTACGACCAGGATTTCGACCGCGATTCCAACACGATCGAGGTCTTCGTCGGGCGGTTGCGCAAGAAGATCGGCGTCGACCTGATCGAGACCGTGCGCGGCCTCGGCTACCGGATGCAAGCGCCGGCCAATGGAAAATAA
- a CDS encoding methyl-accepting chemotaxis protein encodes MSNAALRETAQYPEAEMPPPSADAGTLRRVVGALASEASALGLHLVDIAGSIQDTAAQSREHAALFARLTQSATAIAGANGDIARALGETDQLAASARTVLGEQAVQLDGSIAAIDHMVTASNEIGTEISAFSGALADVGRLADAIGTIARQTNLLALNAAIEAARAGEAGKGFAVVAAEVRTLSLETSSTTAAIQKTLQELRARIDRLEVAGEGARVSAEGVKATASAVQGSFAGVEAVMSRILDSASALAATTGAVDKECSAFAGAIGAASGELAHGNEMLQAASGKVGEVVTISERIIQATASAGIETPDSPYVRLVQRLAGEISARFSDAVRSGAIGMEALFDRQYRPIPGTDPVQMTTRFTDFTDRILPAVLEPVVAADERIAFCAAVDENGYVPTHNRQYCQPQRPGDVVWNTAHSRYRRIFNDRTGLASARNQRPFLLQTYRRDMGGGKFVLLKDISAPITVNGRHWGGLRLAIRA; translated from the coding sequence ATGTCCAACGCTGCCTTGCGTGAGACTGCGCAGTACCCTGAAGCCGAAATGCCGCCGCCATCCGCCGATGCCGGCACCCTGCGCCGGGTCGTCGGCGCGCTGGCGTCCGAGGCCTCCGCGCTCGGTCTCCATCTCGTCGACATCGCCGGCTCCATCCAGGATACCGCCGCGCAATCGCGCGAGCATGCGGCGCTCTTCGCGCGGCTCACCCAGTCGGCGACGGCGATTGCCGGGGCGAACGGCGACATCGCCCGCGCGCTCGGCGAGACCGACCAGCTTGCCGCCAGCGCCCGCACCGTGCTGGGCGAACAGGCGGTGCAACTGGACGGCTCGATTGCCGCCATCGATCACATGGTGACGGCCTCCAACGAGATCGGCACGGAAATATCGGCCTTTTCCGGCGCGCTCGCCGATGTCGGGCGGCTTGCCGATGCCATCGGCACCATCGCACGGCAGACCAATCTGCTGGCCCTCAACGCCGCCATCGAGGCGGCGCGGGCGGGGGAGGCGGGCAAGGGGTTCGCCGTGGTGGCGGCGGAGGTGCGGACGCTGTCGCTGGAGACCTCCAGCACGACCGCCGCGATCCAGAAGACCTTGCAGGAACTGCGCGCCCGGATCGACCGGCTGGAGGTGGCGGGCGAGGGCGCGCGCGTTTCCGCCGAGGGCGTGAAGGCGACGGCCTCGGCCGTGCAGGGCTCCTTTGCCGGCGTGGAAGCGGTGATGTCGAGGATCCTCGACAGCGCCTCCGCGCTTGCCGCGACGACCGGCGCGGTGGACAAGGAATGCAGCGCCTTCGCCGGCGCCATCGGCGCGGCCTCGGGCGAACTCGCCCATGGCAACGAAATGCTGCAGGCCGCCTCCGGCAAGGTGGGCGAGGTGGTGACGATTTCCGAACGCATCATCCAGGCGACGGCCAGCGCCGGCATCGAGACGCCCGACAGCCCCTATGTCAGGCTCGTGCAACGGCTGGCCGGCGAGATCTCCGCCCGGTTTTCCGACGCCGTGCGGAGCGGCGCGATCGGCATGGAGGCGCTGTTCGACCGGCAATACAGGCCGATCCCCGGCACCGACCCGGTGCAGATGACCACCCGTTTCACCGATTTCACCGACCGTATTCTGCCGGCCGTGCTGGAGCCGGTCGTCGCGGCCGACGAACGCATCGCCTTCTGCGCCGCCGTCGACGAAAACGGCTATGTGCCCACGCACAACCGCCAGTACTGCCAGCCCCAGCGCCCCGGCGATGTGGTCTGGAACACCGCCCACAGCCGCTACCGCCGCATCTTCAACGACCGCACTGGCCTGGCCTCGGCCCGCAACCAGCGGCCCTTCCTGCTGCAGACCTACCGCCGCGATATGGGCGGCGGCAAGTTCGTGCTGCTCAAGGACATTTCCGCGCCGATCACCGTCAACGGCCGCCATTGGGGCGGGCTGCGGCTGGCGATCCGCGCATAG
- the ccmE gene encoding cytochrome c maturation protein CcmE: MTRKQKRLAVIGGGVAFLVAAVLLVMFAFSQSIAYFYVPGDLAKANVPPGTRIRLGGLVENGTVKRGDGSTVTFTVTDTLSTVPVTYTGILPDLFREGQGVVAEGAFGTDGLFVADTVLAKHDETYMPKDVADRLKAQGVELSGKETIK, from the coding sequence ATGACACGCAAACAGAAACGTCTGGCAGTGATCGGTGGCGGCGTCGCCTTCCTCGTGGCGGCGGTGCTGCTCGTCATGTTCGCCTTCAGCCAGTCCATCGCCTATTTCTACGTGCCGGGCGATCTCGCCAAGGCCAATGTGCCGCCGGGCACGCGCATCCGCCTCGGCGGCCTCGTCGAGAACGGCACGGTCAAGCGCGGCGACGGCTCGACCGTGACCTTCACCGTGACGGACACGCTGTCCACCGTGCCGGTGACCTATACGGGCATCCTGCCGGACCTCTTCCGCGAGGGGCAGGGCGTGGTGGCCGAGGGCGCCTTCGGCACCGATGGGCTCTTCGTCGCCGACACGGTGCTCGCCAAGCATGACGAGACCTACATGCCCAAGGACGTGGCCGACCGCCTGAAGGCGCAGGGCGTCGAACTCTCCGGCAAGGAAACGATCAAATGA
- a CDS encoding DUF1491 family protein: protein MRLRTDIFVSALLRRVFARGDFAAVEAKGAEEAGAVFVRQVFRSSAESLHAPAPQSFFAEDESGQRLFETRLAQVEADAVAEAIARERRFDGDLWVVTIETDDLGDLIDFAGDEPKDDGFFRR from the coding sequence ATGCGCCTTCGCACCGACATCTTCGTTTCCGCTCTCCTGCGCCGCGTCTTCGCGCGCGGCGACTTCGCCGCCGTGGAGGCCAAGGGCGCCGAGGAGGCGGGGGCGGTGTTCGTGCGGCAGGTTTTCCGCAGCAGTGCCGAGAGCCTCCATGCGCCGGCCCCGCAGAGTTTCTTTGCCGAGGACGAAAGCGGGCAGCGGCTGTTCGAAACACGGCTGGCGCAGGTCGAGGCCGACGCGGTGGCAGAGGCGATTGCGCGGGAGCGCCGCTTCGACGGCGATCTCTGGGTCGTCACCATCGAGACGGACGACCTCGGCGACCTCATCGACTTTGCCGGCGACGAACCGAAGGACGACGGGTTTTTCCGGCGCTAA
- a CDS encoding MmcQ/YjbR family DNA-binding protein, whose product MISDDLATMALGMPEARESAHFGKRDFRVGERIFMSLPEAGRAVLKLTPGQQLLVLETDPGLCAPVPGGWGLKGWTSLYFDGADGERVRDLIGIAWRNVAPKKLVTASLH is encoded by the coding sequence ATGATATCCGACGACCTCGCCACCATGGCGCTCGGCATGCCCGAAGCGCGGGAGAGCGCCCATTTCGGAAAGCGCGATTTCCGGGTGGGCGAGCGGATTTTCATGTCGCTGCCGGAGGCCGGCCGCGCGGTGCTCAAGCTGACGCCCGGTCAGCAGCTCCTGGTGCTGGAGACCGATCCGGGCCTCTGCGCGCCGGTGCCCGGCGGCTGGGGCCTCAAGGGCTGGACCTCGCTCTATTTCGACGGGGCGGACGGCGAGCGGGTGCGCGATCTCATCGGCATCGCCTGGCGCAACGTGGCGCCGAAGAAGCTCGTCACGGCGAGCCTCCACTAG
- a CDS encoding YcgN family cysteine cluster protein translates to MTTKTAEMPGDLPFWKTKTLAEMNDAEWESLCDGCGLCCLNKLEDWETGEIAWTSIRCVLLDGESCRCSDYENRQATVPDCIRLTVESVSEISWLPPTCGYRLVRDGHDLYWWHPLVSGDPDTVHQAGISARGRTVSEEGIDLDDYEDYLVTWPLEVGEEK, encoded by the coding sequence ATGACGACGAAGACTGCGGAAATGCCCGGCGACCTGCCGTTCTGGAAGACCAAGACGCTCGCCGAGATGAACGACGCGGAGTGGGAGAGCCTGTGCGACGGTTGCGGGCTCTGTTGCCTCAACAAGCTGGAGGACTGGGAGACGGGCGAGATCGCCTGGACCTCGATCCGCTGCGTGCTGCTGGACGGGGAAAGCTGTCGCTGCTCGGACTACGAGAACCGGCAGGCGACCGTGCCGGACTGCATTCGCCTGACCGTGGAAAGCGTCTCGGAAATCTCCTGGCTGCCGCCGACCTGCGGCTACCGGCTCGTCCGCGACGGACATGACCTCTACTGGTGGCATCCGCTGGTATCGGGCGACCCCGACACCGTGCACCAGGCCGGCATTTCCGCCCGCGGGCGCACGGTCAGCGAAGAGGGCATCGATCTCGATGACTACGAGGACTATCTCGTGACCTGGCCGCTGGAAGTAGGCGAAGAGAAGTAA
- a CDS encoding transglycosylase domain-containing protein — translation MQETAIVEDDSPKPETPRRRKRHIFLRIDSWIDSTVWNAGFRAAEIWEEITIFFRRFQVKGWKKAVFELAGEGMNLGTAGFVLLLALALPAFEETKGNWRAQSDFAVTFLDRYGNEIGHRGIIHEDSVPIDELPDHLIKAVLATEDRRFFSHFGIDFLGLARAMNENARAGGVVQGGSTLTQQLAKNLFLSNERTIERKIKEAFLALWLEANLSKKEILRLYLDRAYMGGGTFGAAAAAQFYFGKNVTDVNLAESAMLAGLFKAPARYAPHVNLPAARARANEVLTNLVQGGLMTEGQVIAARRNPATVIDRNEKTAPDFFLDWAFDEVQRIAKPFSQHSLVVRTTIDMGLQAAAEEAVESGLRQYGESYRVKQGALVMVENGGAVRAMVGGRDYGESQFNRATRALRQPGSSFKAYTYAAAMESGMTPQTTIVDAPISWGGWSPQNYGRSYAGRMTLMTAMAKSINTVPVRLAKDKLGTKTIAALARQMGVETPLRTDKTMPLGTSEVTVLDQATAYAVFPAGGVQSRRHGISQIINYDGDILYDFGRDEAPANRILSETANASMNQIFVTIPVNGTARRGALDRGIVSGGKTGTTQAYRDAWYVGFTGNYTTAVWFGNDDYTSTNNMTGGSLPAMTFKRLMDYAHQGIELRAIPGIENPLPDGTKATEVAEKPDDENALPALVRPRSLSAEVTKLLKEIGRALGEAKPLKADGRVAALDAAQAKRTE, via the coding sequence ATGCAAGAGACCGCGATCGTGGAAGACGACAGCCCGAAGCCCGAAACGCCCCGCCGCCGCAAGCGGCACATCTTCCTGCGCATCGATTCCTGGATCGACTCCACGGTCTGGAACGCCGGTTTCCGCGCGGCCGAGATCTGGGAGGAGATCACCATCTTCTTCCGCCGGTTCCAGGTGAAGGGCTGGAAGAAAGCCGTCTTTGAGCTCGCCGGCGAAGGCATGAACCTCGGCACGGCCGGCTTCGTGCTGCTGCTCGCCCTTGCCCTGCCCGCCTTCGAGGAAACCAAGGGCAACTGGCGCGCCCAGAGCGATTTCGCCGTCACCTTCCTCGACCGCTACGGCAACGAGATCGGCCATCGCGGCATCATTCACGAGGATTCCGTCCCGATCGACGAATTGCCCGACCACCTGATCAAGGCGGTGCTGGCGACCGAGGATCGCCGCTTCTTCAGCCATTTCGGCATCGACTTCCTCGGCCTTGCCCGCGCCATGAACGAGAATGCGCGCGCCGGCGGCGTCGTGCAGGGCGGCTCCACGCTCACCCAGCAGCTCGCCAAGAACCTGTTCCTGTCGAACGAGCGCACCATCGAGCGCAAGATCAAGGAGGCGTTCCTCGCCCTGTGGCTGGAAGCGAACCTCTCCAAGAAGGAGATCCTGCGCCTTTATCTCGACCGCGCCTATATGGGCGGCGGCACCTTCGGCGCGGCGGCGGCGGCGCAGTTCTATTTCGGCAAGAACGTCACCGATGTGAACCTTGCCGAATCCGCCATGCTCGCCGGCCTCTTCAAGGCCCCGGCCCGCTATGCCCCGCATGTCAACCTGCCGGCCGCGCGCGCCCGCGCCAACGAGGTGCTGACCAATCTCGTGCAGGGCGGGCTGATGACCGAGGGCCAGGTGATCGCCGCGCGGCGCAACCCCGCCACCGTCATCGACCGCAACGAGAAGACCGCGCCGGACTTCTTCCTCGACTGGGCCTTCGACGAGGTGCAGCGCATCGCAAAGCCCTTCTCCCAGCATTCGCTGGTCGTGCGCACCACCATCGACATGGGCCTGCAGGCCGCCGCCGAGGAGGCGGTGGAAAGCGGCCTTCGCCAGTATGGCGAGAGCTACCGCGTCAAGCAGGGCGCGCTTGTGATGGTGGAAAACGGCGGGGCCGTGCGGGCCATGGTCGGCGGGCGCGACTACGGCGAAAGCCAGTTCAACCGTGCGACGCGTGCGCTGCGCCAGCCGGGCTCCTCCTTCAAGGCCTATACCTATGCGGCGGCCATGGAGTCGGGCATGACGCCGCAGACCACCATCGTCGACGCCCCGATCAGCTGGGGCGGCTGGTCGCCGCAGAACTACGGCCGCAGCTATGCCGGCCGCATGACGCTGATGACGGCGATGGCCAAATCGATCAACACCGTGCCGGTGCGCCTTGCCAAGGACAAGCTCGGCACGAAGACCATCGCCGCGCTCGCCAGGCAGATGGGCGTCGAGACGCCGCTGCGCACCGACAAGACCATGCCGCTCGGCACGTCCGAGGTCACCGTGCTCGACCAGGCCACCGCCTATGCCGTCTTCCCGGCCGGCGGCGTGCAGTCGCGCCGCCACGGCATCAGCCAGATCATCAATTACGACGGCGACATCCTCTACGATTTCGGCCGCGACGAGGCCCCCGCGAACCGCATCCTGTCGGAAACCGCCAATGCCTCGATGAACCAGATCTTCGTCACCATTCCGGTGAACGGCACGGCGCGTCGCGGCGCGCTCGACCGCGGCATCGTCTCGGGCGGCAAGACCGGCACGACCCAGGCCTATCGCGACGCCTGGTATGTCGGCTTCACCGGCAACTACACGACCGCCGTCTGGTTCGGCAACGATGACTATACCTCGACCAACAACATGACCGGCGGCTCCCTGCCCGCCATGACCTTCAAGCGGCTGATGGACTATGCCCACCAGGGCATCGAGCTGCGCGCCATTCCCGGCATCGAGAACCCGTTGCCGGACGGCACGAAGGCGACGGAGGTCGCCGAAAAGCCGGATGACGAGAACGCCCTGCCCGCCCTGGTGCGCCCGCGTTCGCTCTCGGCCGAGGTCACGAAGCTGCTGAAGGAGATCGGCCGCGCGCTCGGCGAAGCCAAGCCCCTGAAGGCGGATGGCCGCGTGGCCGCGCTTGACGCGGCTCAAGCGAAGCGGACAGAGTGA